Sequence from the Mustela erminea isolate mMusErm1 chromosome 8, mMusErm1.Pri, whole genome shotgun sequence genome:
AGGGCAGTGTGTATCACAGGATGGACGtgcaaatatttgttggatgaataattgttttcttgaagcaatagaaatcaaaacacaaCATAAAATACACTTTCAAAAACCAGATTATGCCAATGAGGACAATATACGAATGCTCAGAATTCTCAGCTTGTTGTTTATAACTTGTGATATCAAATTGTCAAAAAGTTGTATAATTGCTCTTCAATAATCTCAGAGAAGGCAGCTGAGTTAAGAACATTattgccggggcgcctgggtggctcagtgggttaagccgctgccttcggctcaggtcatgatctcagggtcctgggatcgagtcccgtatcgggctctctgctcagcagggagcctgcttccttctctctttctctctgcctgcctctcagtgtacttgtaatttctctctgtcaaataaataaataaaatctttaaaaaaaaaaaagaacatattattgCCTACCAATAGAACACTCTTTTTTccagaaatcaagaattgggcTATCCTAAATCATTTACCTTCTTTATAATTGAGGGGTTATTCAGGTATCTGGACAAATGTGGCAGCTTCAAATACAAAAGCTATTTCCATTTGAACATGACTTCCATAATGAATTTTGAAagtgttattcttttttcaaataaaagaaaattaagaaagtgattttatttcagtATGTTGGGTTTTTATGAAGTTTTTGGCAGAATTGTGAAAATGTCCTTCAAAGAGTAGCCTAGAAATATCTTCAGGACATCACATCTCCCTATGGCCAAACAGAATCAAGAGTGTCTGTGTAACTTCCTTCCATGTGTTAAGTAGTCAGGAACTATTTCACAGAGTACTGAGTTTTATATTTTGACATATCAAATCCCCAATAACAACCTTGAGCTTAGAAAACATGATCTAAATATAACTAATTCCCTCCTTGTAAATCTTAgtacttttgttttaataaaaatttcacacTGTTCATAACAGGtttctctggggaaaaaacatttcttaaaacaaaGGCAATCATATACCCTAACtctgaacaacaacaacgacaaccataaagtaaacatttattgaatacttctaATGGACGAGGCACTGAGTTAAGAGCTTTATCCCTATCGGTGAGTAAACTGACATAGGGAGATTAGGGAACTTCCTTAAAATTAGTTAGTGGCATTCAATAATTCCGTATACTGcttcacaaagaaaaatatataattcaatgtTATGTTttcttcacaaagaaaaatataattcaatgTTATGTTTTGGAAACAGAGTCAACTCTTGCTGACAATTTCTAAGACTGAtgattctatattcttttttctttggttgttgGAAACCAAATCAGAAGTCTATATTATGAGTAGAAAGAATATGTGCTTGGGTCCTTATATGGAATATGAATCTAAATCAGTGGGAGGCTTTATTTATGCACATTTCCTCAATTTTTTGGAAGTCTCTAGGttgtatacattttaataatatatagtgacatatatatatatatatatatatatatatatataatattagtgACATTCCACTCAAAATTGtataatgaatattatttcaCTTCAGAGGCAATCAGTATTTGATTTGCGCCTGTAGCCATGAATCTTGTTGAACTACATGTCCAAAATGCTCCCTAACTTTCTTTGGCTAAATATCTTGGCTCGTTTATGATGACATTGAAGAAGATGCTATGTCAGACACCtggaatctaaaataaaacttttccggggtgcctgggtggctcagtgggttaaagcctctgctttcagctcaggtcatggccccggggtcctgggatcaagccccacatcaggctttctgttcagcagggagcctgctcccccccctccccccgacgcctgcctctctgcctacttgtgatctctctctgtcaaataaataaataaaatctttaaaataaaacttttccattttcatatatCTCACACttggttattttgtttcttcaactctgatcactttaaaaaagtttgtttCTGGAGTTTCTCTACTTCCTGGAGGTCACCACCTCACTACTAAAGTGAGGTATGGTACTTCTGTAAGACTTTGATAAATATTGTCTAAAGCTGGAGAATTACTGAACTTGTTTTGGTCAGCTTGgcctatatttcattttttaaactttatgttcTTTTGCTTGTAAGTTTTCTAGTCCCCTCCCCCTAGAATTCTTCCAAGATTTAAGTCAATTGGAAAGTTCTCAGTACCAAGTGGCTAAGAAAGAAATACTCACGTGCACCtagaccaccaccaccatccataCCTTATAATGATGCCCTATAGCAATAGGGAGCACCGATCTGCTTCCCTGGTAGGGTGGGAAAGTATTAAGGATTTTCTAGAGCAGTTGAAATTTGATAAAGACTGTTTCAACTTGTTTATTGCACCTAACTAATGGGTTCTTTGTACAATAGACATATGTCCCTGAAAAGACAACATAGGTTATTTCTCTAACTTATGTTTTCCAATGGTAGTAGcttaatttctgggtttttttttctgtcttatgtagctagagacaaaaaaaagtataaaacaaataagcatggagatgaaaagtacagcatagagattATAGTCAGTAATACTATAACAATGTATGGTGACCGATGGTGACTACATTAGTGAGAACTGAGTAACATAGAGTAGAACTGTtcaatcactgtgctgtacacttgaaactaatataatatgtcAACTAaacttcaataataaatttttaaatggtacaATGGTCTCATATTCAAGAATATTATGAATTTCTACAGAAAAGGGGAGATGTGGAAGGATGGACTCTTCCTTAAGCACCTggaatgaaataatttctttgtctCCGATTCAGAATACATCATCACCTACACTATGATTTTCTGGAAAGGAACTATTGAAATagcaaaattctaattttactttGTAACACTACCATGATTGGACCAAGCGCGTAAAGGTCCAGCATTTGTGGGGCATGGTGTCCTTGCAAAGatttttagaacaaaacaaaacagaaaatcttaacaGATGATAGAGAAAAATGATACCAAAGTATTTAATGTCACATtccaatattaaaatttaaatttaggtttttttcaaataagttgatgtaattttcctttttgcttgaAAATTTTCGAGACTTAATTTTAAGAGGTAACATAGTATGAGATATTAATTTTCATGGGGAAAATAAAACTCTATTTCCTCCATTATAGAGATGAACACAAtttgtttaagaaattttaaaaaattacttctaaCTTTCTATTGTAAATGTATATTAACCCACGAAGGTCATTTATTGTCTCAGGATTTCAGTTCTGGCATCAGTGAAGTCCCTAGGATTTAGAATAAATACTAATTAAGAGGAAAACTCCAGTCCCAAACACCCTCTCTAGTCTAAGGGGTCATTCACTTACCTGGGGTTCTGGCAGGCACTCCCAGCAGTGTCTCTACCCTTCACCACATCTGGGACATTTTCATCTTTCAAATGCTCCTCTGCTTCTTGTAGGGGCCTGGTTTCAGAGGGGGAATGTTCAGGTTCTCCAACACACTCTTCTCTCTGATCCGTTTCGATGTGAATTAAAGGCACTTCTCTTGAGCAAAGTGACCTCCTGGTGCGGTTTACAGGCATAGTCCCATTACACGaagaagtttcctttttaaaagaatctaaacTGTTGTGGTTTGTAAGAGGAGCAGCTTTGCTCTGAGACAACACCGAGGGCTGTTTGCTTTCGGTAACGGAGCCTTTCCTTGGGTTATCAATGGGCTCCTGAAGAAAAAGACTTGGCCCACTTTGCACTCTGCTTGAAGCTGGTCTGTTTGCACATTTCTCCACTTGCATGGGAGAGCCACCAGAGGCAGGATCAACCTCAGCTGCCTCGGCATCATCCACTATAATTTTGTTCTTCTGCATGAGGGCTTTGATTGAGTTTGCCCACGTCTCGTGAATTAACATGTTGGTGATCTGGTCAGTTCCACCTCTCCAGTACAAGCAAGAGTCAGATTTGCAGAGACCCGAGGAGGAAGCGCTACTGACTGGATGTACACTTAGGAAATCTTGCTGGCTGTTTTGAGCGAAGCCATCTAAAGAGTTGGCTTTGATGGGTGCATTCACTGTCAGCCTGGCCCCCAGGGATCTGCTATCTGGCATGGACGACTGTCTGTAACACAATGGGGATCGCAGAGAAGGTGACAATAAACCAACGGTCCAATCCTGGCTGCTTCGTCTGGAGGAGGTGCTgtccctgctttctctttcaatGTCCCTCAGCATGTACCTATAAAACTCCTCGGTTATGCTCTCGGTGCTGGACTGCTTAGAGGGACAGCTTGGCCTCACACTGAGATGGTCATTTTTACGACATGCCTGTTGCATGGCCGAGTTCAGGATGCTGCTGGCGTTCTTGCCCGCATAGTAATCCAGCAGTAACTCAAaccctcttccttcattttccatCTGGTTCACCATGAACCTGGAAAACTCCTCAGTGATGCTTTCACAGCTGGACTGCTTGGAGACAGAGCTGGCCCTGCTAACTGGCTGACTTAGGGTACTCATTAAACCCAGGCTGTTTACATAAGCCTGGGCGTTCGAGTCTTCCTCTGGGATGCTTTCACAGCTGGAGGCCTTCGGCCGGTTCCACCTGTCTCCACTGAGTAACCGGTTCCGGGGATGGCTCTGGGCTTGCCAGCCGCCGTCCACCGTGGAGAACTCTGTTAGGTTCATGATCTTGGCTGCCACTTCGTTTGCAAAAATACTGACAGAATCCGGGACATCCTCAAGGTTCATCGACTCATCCATGACCCTGTTCATCAGCTTCTCCTTAAGCTCCGGGTGCTCATCGGTTTTCCTCTTGATCTCGCTGAGTCTTGGTGGTTTGTGCTTCCTCACTGCGGCCCCACCGGTCtggctttccttcttcctcttcaagGACCGGCAGGATACGTTCGGGGAAACCGGAAACTCATTCCCTCTCTTCCACGCACAGAACCAGGGTTGTTTTCCATTTGAGTTGTCAAGGCAAATTGCTGCGATTTCAGTTGCCATGGAGACAATCATCTCTGCTAATTCTTCCGCGAAGTCCGTAATGCAGTATATATCTGCCTGTTTTGCCTGTAGCTCAGGTTGAGCAGGAAGCAGCGAGTCATTCCCTAACAATGACAGGTTCACTTGAACTTCATTGTTTAGAGGGGAGGCACGGTTATACTTCTCCTGGGCGTTTGCACTGGCGCCATCCTCTGCGTCCTGGGAACCTCTGCTGCCCTTGCGCACTGCCAGTGTGCACTCTCCCTCCGAAGTGGCTCCGTACTCATTCTCACTGTGCCTGCGCATTGGATGAGGGTCGTTTAGGTCTTCTCCTGCCGTTGCTTTTTGATCTATTTCTCTGGGGGGTGTTTTAGCAGTTGAAGAATGAGGCTCTCTGGGTCTACGGGGCCACTGAGATTGCAGCATGGGGTTCTGGAAGAGGCCTGGCTTCGCTGGGCCCTTGCTATTTTGCTTCGGACACACATCATCTACAAGATCATTGATCACAAGACTAGCGCAGCGTGGATTGCTGAGTGGATAGCTGCTGGAATACTCAATGGCTTTGGTCCATGCTAGACTGCCAGCCTGGTCAGGTGGCCGGCAGCCCAATTCCGTTTCCGTCCAGCTTAGGGTTTCATTAGCGAGGACAGCGGGGCCTTCCCCAAGTTGTACAAAATGACTCATCTTCTTGAACGTAAAGCATATCACTCGGAAGAGCAGCTGACTGGCACTTTCCATCAAGGTGTCGAGGGTTTCAGGTGAATGCCTGCTGTCGTTGCGatcaagtattttgtttttctggtgagCTTCATCAATGGAATGCTTCAGGATAACATTGGACAGGGTCTGTGCCAGATCATTCCTGAGGACATTTTCTGAGCTGACATTTTCAAAGACCTGAGGCCTTGAAGCAGTTTCTATGATTCTCTTGCTCATGGATTCCATGAGGTCTCCAATGCTGCTGCAGGGACTAGGCCTTGTTAAAACCAGAGCAGCCTCCTTGAGCAATGCCCAAGCAATGGCCTCATTTCCAAGCTCCAGGCTCCCCGCTGTCGCCAGACTGCAGAGCGGGGGGACAGCTGCACAGGCCTCAGCTGCACAGGAGAGGCCACTCGGAGCCTTCGCCTCTCCTGTTTCACCCAGGCCACACACAGCAACAGCACTCGCCACCTGAGTCATGCCACACAGAGCAGATGGAAAGGAGTATTCACTGATGGAAGGCTCCTTGAGTACTTGGGATATTTGAGTTTGCAGTGGTTCAGGGCCTCCCATTGGAGGCGCTGAAACCAAAGATTCTTGCTCCATTTTGAGCCTTTCTGTGGCCTGAGGGCTGGAAATGGTTCCAATCACAGTGGCCGCGCAAGCCAGTGCAACTTCTAGAGCACTCTGAGGGTGTCTGCTGGAGTTCTTTCCAGAGAGGACACCTGAGGTTTCAACGGAGACCTCCACCTCAGACCAAGAGGGGATGCCCGCCTCAGGGGCAGCATCACTGCCATCTGGACTCTGAACAATGACAATTTTGGGGAGCTTGTTCCATGACTGAGGGACCACCATACCTTTAGTGGAACAGCCACTGGGTAGCAGAGCATTTCCGACAGAAACACTGACTGCGGAATCTTGGGGCCATGTAGGCTGAGACTGGGACAACCGAATAAATGCATCTTGCAGCACGGATTCTGCTAAATTTGTAGCATACTCGCCAGTAGTGGCTTCTCCATCCTGTTTGGGAGGAAAGGAGTTTGTGCCATCTTCATGGTCCCCTGGATCCAAGCTGTTGTCATGCTTAGCGAGGGCACTATATATGGGAGGCCCACCGTTCTTAACCATCCTGGAGAAGTAAGCATCCCCAGGAATATATGGTGCCTGTGATTTTTCCACGTGAcctttaacattttctaaataataataatttgtggCTGGCCTCTTATTCTGCACAGCTTCACCTTTCCATTCCAATGGCTCGGGTGATGCACTGAGGCTCTTCAAAGGGGTGTCTTCTACTTTTTTCACCGATCCTTCTGCCTTCGTCATTGGATGGTATTTGCCAATATATTTGTCTTCCAGAGCATAAAGCATCTTTTCCTTGTTGTTCCATTCCTCCTGAGTGGCTTCCTTTGGTCCTTTACTTTCCAAAACATTAGCTGAGACATTTATATTCTCATAACCTATTGAAGACAAAATGAGGGCCCGCCATTACTTTTTGGATAGCAAGATCTCatgagattactttttaaaaatgccttattaaaaaaaaaaaaagtaacaattactttttaaaaatgccttataGCACCAGGGGTGGTTCTCTCCCCCCCGCCCAAATAAACAGCATTTAGAAAGACAAATGAATCCGAAAATGTTTTTGAGTTTCATTATAGAACCACACTCAACAAAATGTCTTTCGATGTGGGCTATAAATGTCTGCaccagagtgggagaagatggCAGTGGGAGCTGAGTGCGGatccttactttctttctttaaagatttttatttatttatttgagagagagagagagagagaggggagagggagaaagagcacgagGGGggtgaaggaggggcagagggaaagggacaagccgACTGATtcgggggcttgattccaggaccctgagatcatcacctgagctggaggcagatgcaaaactgattgagccacctggatgccctTGGCTCCATGGGGAAAGTAACCCAGACAGTTGCATCTCAGAGCTTCCCAGTGCAcatggaaggaggagggagaatgtTTACAGCAACCTCCATAGTAAGCTTTGCTGCAAAAGCTTTGCTGCCAAAATTTGCTCTGAAGTTTGGGTGGGACTTGTCCCAGGGACTGAAAACAGCAGGGTCCCTTCTTCTGTGGCTAAGAGTGGGGGAAGAAGAACACATTGTTCACTGAGCTCTTTGAATCTGTCATTCAAAACTGAATAAAGGCTAAGGGCTAAGTACTCTCCTGCCTTATTTCCTTATGTCCTTACCGTAAATAACAGGTAAATGTTATAAATACATAGAGCTGAATATAGTAAGTGTTAAGCAGTGCTAAGAGGCACTATTACACTCCCAAATACTGGATaaagaaactggggctcagaaggACTAGGTAACCAAACCAGGCTTCCCAGCCTCTAAGAGGCAGTGCAAGAATTAGGCCAGTTTAAGTTGGCATCAGCTAATGGTGGCTTTATGGAAGTCTCAGGGAAGATAACTTTCATCCCTGTGATAGTCTTAGTCTCTTGGCAGGCAGCAGGATGTCCTTCAGCATCCCCAAGGCATCTTTAGGGAAACGGAGCCATCCAACCATTGTGTCAAAGTGCTTGAGTCGGCAGCTCACTCATGGTCTGTTATCCTTCTGTCCTCCCTAAACTCTGTAAGTGAAGATTATGGTGTGTCAGCCAAACCGACATGGCCTGAAACTTTCCTGAAATCCCAGTCATTTTTAGAGGGTGACTAATGCGCGTTTGTTTCATGGGGCCGTTCTCACCGCTCCTATAGTCTTCCacctcattttcctcctccaagTGCTCAGAGGCGGTGAGAAAGTCCTCCTCGATTGAAGACAGGGAGCAGTTGGTGTCATCCTCCACTTTTAAGATACTTGTTTCCAGATGGAGCTGCCGCTCCTGCACCAGTTCAAGACCGATCAAAAATTTGTTGATTTCAAAGATGATGCAGTTGGTACTGTTTGCCCTATTCCCTCTTGCACACTGGACCAAGCAGATATCTGGCAGCCAAGGGCACTGAAAGTAGAGAGgaataaacatatttattgaaagagagaataaaaaaccATCACTTCTGACCTTTCTTCTTCTACCAGTCTTTCTTGTTACAAGGAATGGGGGACATTTAAAATACTTGGAATATCTTCTGGGCTTCGATGGATGCATTGCTTGAAAAAAAATTCGAGtgctattcaaaaataaatagcataaataaataggaaaataaagcaCACAAGGTACCCAGGAGAAAGTCTGACTTTGGGGAAACTACACCAGTTGCATCACATATTTTTGTTGTCTCCTGCTAAAGCAAAAGTGGCACCGGGCAAAGTTAAACAGGTTAAGGAAGATTTTCTTCAAAGctcttaaattagaaaaaaggacCAGAACGGAGCTGGATCACAACTCCATTGAAACAAAAGGGCCGTGGGCTTTTTAAGAGCTGTTATCATgtatggggagatggaaaggagaagggagttgagggaaattggaaggggaggtgaaccatgagagactatggactctgaaaaacaacttaagggttttgaaggggcgggggatgggaggttgggggagccaggtggtgggtattatggagggcaccgattgcatggagcactgggtgtggtacataaacaatgaaatctgttacaATGTttatgtggtacataaacaatgaaatctgttacactgaaaagaaattaaaaaaaataatggatacaAGATGTTGATGTTACAGAActtcaagaaaacagaatttcttagaaattacataaaaatttttctaGTTGCCTTCGTTAATACAAATCTTTCTTTATGTCAGAATGTTGGaacaaaaacctcaaaaagtTATCGAATCCCAACCTAGTAAAGTCCGTACTTTTGTAAAATGgttttgtggtctctctctaccACTACATTGGAAACCTTAAAAAGCACAAGTGTTTGTTTTTGCCCTGACCTATTCTGTGACTTTCATTCtgtatattagattttttttttaatgtctttgtttcCTCAACTACACAATAAAAGTTaacctgtcaaaaaaaaaaaaaaaaaaaaaagaaagaaaaaagaaagagctggTGTCAGACAGCTGCAGGCCATCTGGACTTGCTGACTGGCTTATGTGCATGGGAGGAAGTGGTTTTGGAACTTGGAGTCAGGCTCCTGCTGACCTTAGGCTCCCATCCTTCCACAGAGAAAGGGACACTATCTTCTTTGATGATCTTACTTCAGAGATGGTTCTCAGGTCTTTGAAAAAGACactcctagggcacctgggtggctctgtgggttgagcctctgctttgggctcaggtcatgatcccagggtcctgggatcgagctccccatcaggggtctctgctcagcagggagcatatttccccacttctctctgcctgcctttctgcctacttgtgatctctgtcaaataaataaataaaatcttaaaaaaaaaaaaaaaacaaaccttaaaaaaaaaaaaaaaaagaaagaaagaaaagaaaaaagaaaaagacactccTGGCTTATAAACCTGGGAAGAGGCTTTTCAAATGGTTTTCATCTTAAAGGGGCAGAGATTCCTAACCATGTTTTCTAGGGTAAATATTCTGAGAAAAAGGGGCTTCAGTGCTTCTAGTCTGGGAGAAGACAGCTGGAAGTCTAGTCGAGCTGAGGGGAATGTTAAGGCTGTCTTGGTCACCATGATCCTTTTCTGCTTTGGTGATGTTCAGTAAAGCCTGTGTCAGTATTTCAGTGTTTCTATTAACTACAGTTAGAATTTATAATGTGTGTTGCTCATCTGAAGAAGCAGACACAATGAGGTATAAAGAAATTCACTGGAAGAGCACTGATTATCTTGAAAAGGCCAGCATATGAAGAAAGCAGTGATGAGGAGGCTTAAATCATTGGGTGGTGTCCCTGTGAGACctattaattttcttctgttctagGGCGACAGACTatatcccctttttttttttaagattttatttatttatttgacggacagagatcacaagtaggcagagaagcaggcagagagcctgatgcggggctcaattctaggaccctgggattttgacctgagccgaaggcagaagctttaactcactaagccactcaggcaccccaacagacCATATCCTTATTCTCCACTACACACATTTTGCTATCCATATCGTTGTTCATTAGAATAGCAAAAAATTTCAATTGCTCCTGCACAGAAGACTAGTAAATTACAAACATATCTGTgcattgggatttttatttttatgaagggAATAATAATATGCTGATTCACAgtaatttttaacagaaaattttttGAATGGAAATGGGAGTTAGTGGTGAGAAacctaaataaatttatattaaggTGGAATTTGAAATGTTTGGAGGAAGTAGtttatgtataaatgtgtgtCTTATAAAAAGGAAGGGGTTCAAAGAAGGGGTTCATAACCTTACTTTTCAAAGTCTAGTTGTAGACTAGCAGCCTTGGCATCACTTGGCAGCTGGTTAGAAATCTATAATCCTGGGAGCCACCTCAGATCCAGTaaatcagaatttgcattttcaagaaaaatcttTTGGTGATTCCTGCATGTATTaatatttgagaaccactggtctgtAGCTTTTATGAAATTCACAAAGGGTCTGAGATTCCCCCACAATGACAAGGAACTACTGCTGTAGAGTAACAGTAGCTGGCTTGATTAATTTTACTTCTACTGAATTCAGATATACTAAACTAACCTGAAATTTAAAAGATGCTTTTTGGGTGTCTATTAAATGCAAGGTGTGCTGGGAGATACAAACATAAATTGATGGGGGATGGGGACCGGAAGGTGGGGCACAAAATACTGTCAGTGGACAGGCATGAATACCAATAATTATAAAGTTGAACCAAATGAAATTACCATATTTATAGGTAAAATGGTTCCGTATTGACCATTTCATACCATTtaggttaaatatatataacataaagttttatatattgtGGCAGGAATCAAAAGAGGTATTAGTACATCAGCATGAACTGTTAAGTAATACCTCAAAATAAACTTAGAGAAAGGATTGTAGTGTATGTGCAATGTTCCATGGCTATTGCATTCatagacagaaaatttattttcttaactctCTTCTTGAAAGTAAATAAACATCCTAGGAGTCTTAGGTAAATGAGGGTCAAATGATATGCATCCTATAAAATAATGGCaggtataattatataatgtttaTTGTCATCTATTAGGTGCTTTGACAATCCTATTACCtttaatataaacattatttctgtgaGGTTGGTGGTGCCATTACTCTTTTACAGAGGAGACATCAGGCACAAAAAGGCTAACTGATCCTTTCAGAAATATAAAGTGGAAGAGCCAGCATTGCAATCCAGGCCTGTTGGACTCCAATTCCTGTGTCCCTTCCAATTCACCCCGTGGCTTCCTGGTCTAATCAACGTGCAATTTAGAAAGGAGGGTGGTTTGCACCTGGACCTCCTTGAACTCATGCATGCCTGCAAGTATATcttattattatacataatatgCATCTCAGAAAAAATATGCATCTCAGAAAAGTAATTGatcttatttgcattttccatttaatattttacttgacTATTGGCTGTTGTCATgatttttcttaagatattttaGAGACTTATCCTAAGGCTCTATAAAGGATGGttggaggaaggaaaatgtcATGCCAACTTCTCATTCAATGCTCACTGGTATATATTCATtagtcgagagagagagagagagagagagagcgagcatggcaGGAGacgaacagagggagagaaaaagagagaatcctaagcaggcttcatactcagcacagagctggatgcagggcttgatctcacaaccctgagacatcatgacctgagctgaaatcaagtgtgggactcttaaccaactgagtcacccaggcacccctctattcaTTAGTCTTTTGCAACACATAAGTATGGATAGTTGTGCATgagtttatataaatttaataatattcataataaataagGTCAAAGAGAATGTCAGACTATGTAAGCTGCTCCCTAAAAGCAAGATGTCCAGCTTATTTACCACTGTATCCTCAACACCTAGAAAAGTGATGAACActtataatatacaatatattcattcattcaaccaatatttactgtgtttttaatatttacatatgaatgaataaggtatattataaatattttcttacattttttcagTTGTACAATTTAATTGTCAAGTAATGTGGGAATATAAAAAAGCAATAGGGTCATTTGTGAACTGGAAAGATGAAggcatgaataaataaagagaaaagtattcataaataaagaaattccTCTGGAGTCACATTATCCTTGTGACAGTATTCTATTTCTCTTCCCCAAAGGAGCCTGGTCAGATTGTAAATGGATGATAATTCTTACTGTGCATAGTAGTCCACCCTGGTATCTTATTTTGATTGACTgactgattgactgattgatttggGATAGaaggggggaagagcagagagagagggagagaaagaatcttaagctggctccatgcccagcacaaaggCCCATGTGACACTTAATCTCATGaaggtgagatcatgacctgagctgaaatcgagagtcagatgcttcacagactgagccacacaggtggcttttattttgctttaaataatgttttctttctacttcacctttcttcaattttttggacaTGGAAAGAAAACACTGCATTTGAATAGACCTCGAGGtgtcttcttattattttattaaatcactATGTTTAGTCTCTGAGAATGgagaaaaggtattttttttaaatctctgttttATAGAATAGGAAATTATAGTTGAGAGAAGCAAGGTAACTTG
This genomic interval carries:
- the SPHKAP gene encoding A-kinase anchor protein SPHKAP isoform X3, with product MDGNSLLSVPSNLESPLMYEVSAAQEGIASGFLRGGLGSSITACKKVLCSNSLLESTDYWLQNQRTPCQIGFVEDKSENCASVCFVNLDVNKDACSTEHLQQKLVNVSPDLPKLISSMNVQQPKENEIVLLSGLTSGNLQADFEVSQCPWLPDICLVQCARGNRANSTNCIIFEINKFLIGLELVQERQLHLETSILKVEDDTNCSLSSIEEDFLTASEHLEEENEVEDYRSGYENINVSANVLESKGPKEATQEEWNNKEKMLYALEDKYIGKYHPMTKAEGSVKKVEDTPLKSLSASPEPLEWKGEAVQNKRPATNYYYLENVKGHVEKSQAPYIPGDAYFSRMVKNGGPPIYSALAKHDNSLDPGDHEDGTNSFPPKQDGEATTGEYATNLAESVLQDAFIRLSQSQPTWPQDSAVSVSVGNALLPSGCSTKGMVVPQSWNKLPKIVIVQSPDGSDAAPEAGIPSWSEVEVSVETSGVLSGKNSSRHPQSALEVALACAATVIGTISSPQATERLKMEQESLVSAPPMGGPEPLQTQISQVLKEPSISEYSFPSALCGMTQVASAVAVCGLGETGEAKAPSGLSCAAEACAAVPPLCSLATAGSLELGNEAIAWALLKEAALVLTRPSPCSSIGDLMESMSKRIIETASRPQVFENVSSENVLRNDLAQTLSNVILKHSIDEAHQKNKILDRNDSRHSPETLDTLMESASQLLFRVICFTFKKMSHFVQLGEGPAVLANETLSWTETELGCRPPDQAGSLAWTKAIEYSSSYPLSNPRCASLVINDLVDDVCPKQNSKGPAKPGLFQNPMLQSQWPRRPREPHSSTAKTPPREIDQKATAGEDLNDPHPMRRHSENEYGATSEGECTLAVRKGSRGSQDAEDGASANAQEKYNRASPLNNEVQVNLSLLGNDSLLPAQPELQAKQADIYCITDFAEELAEMIVSMATEIAAICLDNSNGKQPWFCAWKRGNEFPVSPNVSCRSLKRKKESQTGGAAVRKHKPPRLSEIKRKTDEHPELKEKLMNRVMDESMNLEDVPDSVSIFANEVAAKIMNLTEFSTVDGGWQAQSHPRNRLLSGDRWNRPKASSCESIPEEDSNAQAYVNSLGLMSTLSQPVSRASSVSKQSSCESITEEFSRFMVNQMENEGRGFELLLDYYAGKNASSILNSAMQQACRKNDHLSVRPSCPSKQSSTESITEEFYRYMLRDIERESRDSTSSRRSSQDWTVGLLSPSLRSPLCYRQSSMPDSRSLGARLTVNAPIKANSLDGFAQNSQQDFLSVHPVSSASSSGLCKSDSCLYWRGGTDQITNMLIHETWANSIKALMQKNKIIVDDAEAAEVDPASGGSPMQVEKCANRPASSRVQSGPSLFLQEPIDNPRKGSVTESKQPSVLSQSKAAPLTNHNSLDSFKKETSSCNGTMPVNRTRRSLCSREVPLIHIETDQREECVGEPEHSPSETRPLQEAEEHLKDENVPDVVKGRDTAGSACQNPSDSLDAREVTGAEVSAEGRAPDEFPNLSGSSGESTDSWSQLANEEDNPDDTSSFLQLSERSMRCNPGWVYMSNGNSSATSSLGTMDLDIYQESMPSSPMINELVEEKETLKGQSENIEEGASRVPVGAASPQGSLLVINFDLEPECPDAELRATLQWIAASELGIPTIYFKKSQENRIEKFLDVVRLVQQKSWKVGDIFHAVVQYCKVHEEQKEGTPSLFDWLLELG